A genomic segment from Chanos chanos chromosome 2, fChaCha1.1, whole genome shotgun sequence encodes:
- the atoh1b gene encoding protein atonal homolog 1b gives MTGKIKHLNWSEGNTRVQAVDFTLSEQSRLTRSDLGSWMPSASHAYPPTGAGAGPYEDAAMNVSLDKRAPGNKIPSRSFAVESDIERVKEVTIKSSLTGAQRHRRVAANARERRRMHGLNRAFDKLRSVIPSLENEKKLSKYDTLQMAQIYITELSELLEGVVQSECRTSITYAMESSSQPPPGQQEVVSSNSSDGESSHFSDNDDGQSERH, from the exons ATGACCGgcaaaattaaacatttgaacTGGTCTGAAGGGAACACGCGAGTTCAAGCTGTGGATTTCACACTCTCTGAACAGTCACGGCTGACGCGCAGCGACCTAGGTAGTTGGATGCCCTCTGCAAGCCACGCATACCCACCAACAGGTGCAGGTGCTGGCCCTTACGAAGACGCAGCAATGAATGTCTCTCTGGACAAACGCGCGCCTGGAAATAAGATCCCGAGCAGATCTTTTGCAGTTGAGTCTGACAtcgagagagtgaaagaagttACAATCAAATCAAGTCTCACGGGCGCCCAGAGGCACAGGCGCGTGGCAGCCAACGCACGAGAGAGGCGAAGAATGCATGGATTGAATCGCGCATTTGACAAATTAAGGAGCGTCATTCCCTCTTTGGAAAACGAGAAAAAACTGTCAAAGTATGACACTCTTCAGATGGCTCAGATCTATATAACCGAACTGTCCGAGTTACTGGAAGGTGTTGTGCAATCAGAGTGCAGAA CCAGCATCACCTATGCAATGGAATCGTCTTCTCAGCCTCCAC CCGGCCAGCAGGAGGTTGTCTCGTCCAATAGTAGTGACGGAGAATCGTCTCATTTCAGCGACAATGACGATGGTCAGTCTGAAAGACACTGA
- the ddx41 gene encoding putative ATP-dependent RNA helicase DDX41 gives MEAETRPRKRYYAEEEKSMSEGSDDDDYVPYVPVKMRKKQMLQKIQRVRGKGLTEEEQKDSGGEQRDDDEGLGPRSNISLLDQHQHLKEKAEARKESAKEKQLKEEEKILESVAEGRALMSVKEMAKGITYDDPIKTSWKAPRYILNMPAARHERVRKKYHILVEGEGIPPPIKSFREMKFPQAILKGLKKKGIVHPTPIQIQGIPTILSGRDMIGIAFTGSGKTLVFTLPIIMFCLEQEKRLPFAKREGPYGLIICPSRELARQTHGIIEYYCKLLEDEGAPQLRTALCIGGMSVKEQLEVVKHGVHMMVATPGRLMDLLQKKMVSLDICRYLALDEADRMIDMGFEEDIRTIFSYFKGQRQTLLFSATMPKKIQNFAKSALVKPITINVGRAGAASLDVIQEVEYVKEEAKMVYLLECLQKTPPPVLIFAEKKADVDAIHEYLLLKGVEAVAIHGGKDQEERTKAIEAFKEGKKDVLVATDVASKGLDFPAIQHVVNYDMPEEIENYVHRIGRTGRSGKTGIATTFINKGCDESVLMDLKALLIEAKQKVPPVLQVLQTGDETMLDIGGERGCTFCGGLGHRITDCPKLEAMQTKQVTNIGRKDYLANSSMDF, from the exons ATGGAAGCAGAAACACGACCGCGAAAG AGGTATTACGCGGAGGAGGAGAAGTCAATGTCAGAAGGCTCAGATGATGACGACTATGTCCCGTATGTCCCCgtgaaaatgaggaaaaagcAAATG ctacAGAAAATTCAGCGTGTGCGAGGGAAAGGCTTGACGGAGGAAGAACAAAAAGACagtggaggagaacagagggatgATGATGAAGGACTGGGCCCACGATCTAATATCAGTCTTTTGGACCAACACCAGCATCTCAAAGAGAAAGCTGAAG CTCGTAAGGAATCGGCAAAAGAGAAACAactgaaagaagaggagaaaatttTGGAGAGTGTGGCTGAAGGAAGAG CTCTAATGTCTGTGAAAGAAATGGCCAAAGGCATCACATATGACGATCCAATaaagacaag TTGGAAGGCTCCTAGGTACATACTGAACATGCCAGCAGCACGACATGAGCGGGTACGAAAGAAGTACCACATCTTGGTGGAAGGGGAAGGTATTCCTCCGCCTATCAAGAGCTTCAGAGAGATGAAGTTCCCTCAAG CAATACTCaaaggactgaaaaagaaaggtaTTGTTCATCCAACACCAATTCAGATCCAGGGAATCCCAACTAT TCTTTCAGGGAGAGACATGATCGGCATTGCCTTCACTGGCTCTGGCAAGACCCTGGTGTTCACTCTGCCCATCATCATGTTCTGTCTGGAGCAAGAGAAACGGCTGCCTTTTGCCAAGAGAGAGGGACCATATGGCTTGATCATCTGCCCATCT AGGGAGTTAGCGAGGCAGACCCATGGTATCATTGAGTACTACTGTAAACTGCTGGAGGATGAAGGAGCTCCACAGTTGCGCACTGCCTTGTGCATAGGTGGTATGTCTGTCAAAGAGCAGCTGGAAGTGGTCAAACA TGGAGTGCACATGATGGTAGCTACTCCGGGCAGACTCATGGATCTCCTCCAGAAGAAGATGGTAAGTCTGGACATTTGCCGCTACCTGGCTCTGGACGAGGCTGACAGGATGATTGACATGGGCTTTGAGGAGGACATCAGGACCATCTTCTCCTACTTCAAA GGCCAGCGACAAACACTGCTGTTCAGTGCTACCATGCCTAAGAAGATTCAGAACTTCGCTAAAAGTGCTCTGGTCAAGCCTATCACCATTAATGTTGGTCGTGCAGGCGCTGCAAGTTTGGATGTAATCCAG GAAGTGGAATATGTCAAAGAAGAGGCAAAAATGGTGTACCTTCTGGAGTGTTTACAGAAGACCCCACCTCCA GTACTAATATTCGCTGAGAAGAAAGCAGATGTGGATGCCATTCATGAATATCTTCTGCTTAAGGGAGTAGAGGCTGTGGCTATTCATGGAGGGAAAG ACCaagaggagagaacaaaagCCATCGAGGCTTTTAAGGAAGGGAAGAAGGATGTTTTGGTTGCCACAGATGTGGCCTCAAAGGGTCTGGATTTCCCGGCCATCCAGCATGTAGTAAACTATGATATGCCGGAGGAGATTGAGAATTACG TCCACAGAATCGGAAGAACAGGCCGATCAGGGAAGACAGGCATAGCCACGACTTTCATTAATAAAGGATGTG ACGAATCGGTGTTGATGGATTTGAAAGCTCTTCTGATTGAAGCCAAGCAGAAAGTTCCTCCCGTTCTTCAGGTCCTCCAGACAGGAGACGAGACTATGTTGGACATTGGAG GAGAAAGGGGCTGTACGTTCTGTGGAGGCTTGGGTCATCGTATCACCGACTGTCCCAAACTGGAGGCAATGCAGACCAAACAGGTCACCAACATTGGGCGCAAGGATTACCTGGCCAACAGCTCCATGGACTTCTGA
- the dok3 gene encoding docking protein 3: MDVVKEGLLFLQCVKFGKRIWRKAWMILFESSSAGIGRIELYDVRGGGPTLKSIGLKRAERRVIRLSDCLSITPAPEENCPSDCSGFYLNTSERTLTFAAPASEDWVSILCQVTFQRSNENPDTRRCLTDNDQPMADNELYSSWGSGQHRVIVQQTEASVKCGMSGSFLLSPEKEALCLLDLKTGQAMYRWPYRFLRRFGQIKEGITIEAGRRCQTGEGQFVFLSKNGPQIYRAIEEAIMHQSVQELLANTAPLPNHSSAPQAAPKAPADVGQQQLPIPPARKPERPCPAIPRRNVSLPDPPVKIPLTEPDTLLYATIKPTPKKREKATSPKNPNSQQTLSPPVLYKGEEKQESLKMIAEVDEDMDSSDYTNLGPDFKPRQDSPSSESVYSFVMTPSRPERTQLEKAKENNVQTDQFSSIFTSVVPVNFKQKLAEVLSKELEKIPPPLPPRPDGLLDDLEYSQIQK, translated from the exons ATGGATGTTGTGAAGGAGGGCTTGCTGTTTCTTCAGTGTGTTAAATTTGGAAAG AGGATATGGAGGAAAGCCTGGATGATACTGTTTGAATCCAGTTCTGCTGGAATTGGCCGAATAGAGCTGTACGACGTACGTGGCGGAGGGCCCACGTTGAAGTCCATCGGCTTAAAGAGGGCTGAAAGGCGAGTAATccgtctgtctgactgtctgagcaTTACTCCTGCCCCAGAAGAGAACTGTCCCTCCGACTGCAGTGGATTTTACCTGAACACCTCTGAACGCACTCTCACCTTCGCAGCTCCAGCCTCTGAGGACTGGGTATCAATTCTCTGTCAGGTCACATTTCAG AGAAGTAATGAAAATCCAGACACACGGAGATGTCTGACAGACAATGACCAGCCCATGGCAGATAATGAACTCTACTCCTCTTGGGGTTCAG GTCAGCACCGAGTAATAGTACAGCAAACAGAGGCTTCTGTGAAGTGTGGCATGTCTGGTTCCTTCTTGCTGTCTCCAGAGAAGGAGGCTTTGTGTCTTTTGGACCTAAAAACTGGACAAGCTATGTACCGTTGGCCCTACAGATTTCTAAGGAGATTTGGTCAAATTAAG GAGGGAATAACTATTGAGGCTGGTCGTCGCTGTCAGACAGGAGAGGGtcagtttgttttcctgtctaaAAATGGACCACAAATCTACAGGGCCATTGAGGAGGCTATCATGCATCAGAGTGTTCAGGAATTGTTAGCAAACACTGCCCCTTTGCCCAATCATTCTTCAGCCCCACAAGCTGCACCTAAAGCTCCAGCTGATGTTGGGCAGCAACAGCTACCGATTCCACCAGCAAGAAAACCTGAGAGGCCCTGTCCGGCGATACCACGGAGGAACGTCTCCTTACCAGATCCCCCTGTTAAAATCCCTTTGACTGAACCTGACACTCTTTTGTATGCTACCATTAAGCCTACACCTAAAAAGCGTGAGAAAGCCACGTCCCCAAAGAATCCTAACAGCCAGCAAACCTTATCTCCACCTGTCCTTTATaagggagaggagaaacaggagtCCCTTAAAATGATTGCTGAGGTTGATGAAGACATGGATTCTTCGGATTATACTAACTTGGGTCCTGATTTTAAGCCTAGACAGGACAGTCCAAGCTCAGAAAGCGTCTATAGCTTTGTGATGACGCCATCACGTCCAGAAAGGACACAGTTAGAGAAGGCCAAGGAAAACAATGTACAGACAGACCAGTTCTCCTCCATCTTCACTTCCGTTGTCCCTGTCAACTTCAAACAAAAACTTGCTGAAGTTCTCTCTAAAGAACTGGAAAAGATCCCACCACCTCTTCCTCCCAGGCCAGATGGACTGCTGGATGATTTGGAATACTCTCAGATACAGAAATGA
- the fam193b gene encoding protein FAM193B, translating into MARKKSKQQGVGHKDGVAGQQSISKSPVSPGDAAGGGGGDAGLDRLARANQSMHTCCLLCHREFKDWGAGQVNGLPSHGSKLVDAVPALSQALLREVPGRKLADAVPSLSQSLLGEVPLWICQSCKKSMEEEDRRTAQEQNTQVPLSHSSCKSQNCGNGYPEQSSVDWDPSSFLSARKLSGLWNSAHTNGSAHCAHSAASHSQQGGTVGPMCHEKRPSHEAPGKAAKTSASKVCPYSHPASQNSSATSPGTPLSTSSDHCKTTPKHFKTMCRRPTPPGEAFHPNDHHQHSDLSVPPNSPTGLSSQHSSLLPPKQTSSQHVHGNSPNSGLATHTPFSPLVPNLHVPGSKHQSGPDSPAALHKPSACKNNHIPAVNTQHSKLSASLMACNHPCNGHNSGTVTSSNSGHLTSGACRDQACKGHKLANGTLCHASSELEEGEDEDSSSERSSCASSSTNQKDGKYCDCCYCEFFGHNAPPAAPTSRNYAEIREKLRSRLTRRKEELPQRQDLDPAMPSTIDHRDVDELLDFINSTEPKPVNSAKAAKRARHKQKKKEKERAQQNNVEPATSDPRASPPEPMEESTTEGEASRLLEWPQLELERVNSFLTSRLEEIKNTIKDSIRASFSMYDLNLDVNDFPKKAATLEGNHLLSHLNGSSDFQQIDLDLAPLSLRNFKRDLELVNGWEDSTAAAKDIQRLHSTPSLSKLIRVRSPERCPAPCTETTQPTTTPAAKSKDEAPDAKNATGAGAKTKKGKKQQRQQDQQIQEQTSAKSGKTVPGNETQKSLETRVADSDKGLKGGSKQPPQGQHPTEPQRTGNKKTDESKAPKQANGATGNASNSGTATQKGKTDADTRGNRPEHEVESKAISSTPANSQQQPKGKNKKNKNKADKSSNTIDDVFLPKDLDPTEMDEIDREVEYFKRFCLDSAKQTRQKVAVNWSNFSLKKMPSNAAQ; encoded by the exons ATGgcaaggaaaaaaagcaaacaacaagGAGTCGGACATAAGGATGGGGTAGCTGGTCAGCAAAGCATATCGAAGAGCCCCGTCTCTCCCGGCGATGCAGCTGGCGGTGGTGGCGGAGATGCTGGGTTGGATAGACTGGCTAGGGCGAATCAG TCCATGCATACCTGCTGTTTGCTGTGTCATCGGGAGTTTAAGGACTGGGGAGCAGGTCAGGTCAATGGGCTTCCCAGCCACGGGTCCAAACTGGTGGATGCAGTGCCTGCCCTGTCCCAGGCTCTGCTGAGAGAGGTGCCAGGTCGTAAGCTAGCAGACGCCGTGCCCTCGCTCTCACAGTCACTGCTGGGCGAGGTGCCGCTGTGGATCTGTCAGAGCTGTAAGAAAAgtatggaggaggaggacaggaggacaGCGCAGGAGCAGAACACACAG gtaCCCTTGTCACACTCCTCATGTAAATCACAGAACTGTGGGAATGGTTACCCTGAACAGAGTTCGGTGGACTGGGACCCCAGCTCTTTCTTGTCCGCACGCAAGCTTTCCGGCTTGTGGAACTCGGCCCACACCAATGGGAGTGCACATTGTGCTCACAGTGCTGCCTCCCACTCACAACAAG GTGGAACAGTGGGACCAATGTGTCATGAGAAGAGACCCTCTCATGAGGCACCTGGGAAGGCTGCTAAGACATCTGCAAGCAAGGTCTGTCCCTACAGTCATCCAGCATCCCAGAATTCCAGCGCGACATCTCCAGGGACTCCACTGTCTACCTCCTCAGATCATTGTAAGACCACCCCAAAGCACTTCAAGACAATGTGCAGGCGACCAACACCGCCAG gtGAAGCTTTCCACCCAAATGACCACCACCAACACTCAGATCTATCAGTGCCACCAAACAGTCCCACTGGTCTGTCCTCCCAGCAttcctctctgctgccacctaAACAAACCTCCAGTCAGCACGTTCATGGCAACTCACCTAACTCTGGGCTGGCAACGCATACCCCTTTTTCCCCACTGGTACCAAACCTCCATGTTCCTGGGTCCAAACACCAGAGTGGACCAGACAGTCCTGCTGCTCTTCACAAACCCAGCGCGTGCAAGAACAACCACATTCCTGCTGTcaatacacaacacagtaaACTGAGTGCATCGCTCATGGCCTGTAACCACCCCTGCAATGGACACAATAGTGGGACTGTTACCTCCTCTAATTCTGGGCACTTAACATCTGGTGCATGCAG ggACCAGGCTTGTAAAGGGCACAAACTAGCCAATGGGACGTTGTGTCACGCTTCAAGTGAGCTGGAGGAGGGGGAAGATGAGGACAGCAGCTCAGAACGCAGTTCTTGCGCTTCCTCATCCACCAATCAGAAAGATGGAAAATACTGCGATTGCTGCTACTGCGAGTTCTTCGGCCATAATGCG CCCCCAGCAGCCCCCACCAGTCGGAATTACGCTGAGATCCGAGAGAAGCTGCGTTCCAGGCTGACCCGGCGTAAAGAGGAGCTCCCACAGCGTCAGGACTTGGACCCAGCCATGCCCAGCACCATCGACCACAGGGATGTGGATGAGCTTCTGGACTTCATCAATAGCACAGAACCCAAACCCGTTAACAGTGCCAAGGCTGCTAAACGTGCACGCCACAAGCAGAAGAAAAAG GAGAAGGAGAGGGCCCAGCAGAACAATGTAGAACCTGCCACCAGTGATCCCAGAGCTTCACCTCCAGAGCCCATGGAGGAGTCGACTACAGAGGGAGAGGCCAGTCGACTTCTGGAGTGGCCACAGCTGGAGCTGGAGCGGGTCAACAGCTTCCTCACCAGTCGACTGGAAGAGATAAAGAACACCATCAAAGACTCCATCCGTGCCTCTTTCAGCATGTACGACCTCAACCTGGATGTAAATGACTTCCCCAAAAAGGCTGCCACCCTCGAGGGGAACCACCTACTGTCACACCTCAATGGCTCCTCAGACTTTCAGCAAATCGACCTGGACCTAGCTCCTCTGTCCTTGAGGAACTTCAAGAGAGACCTGGAACTGGTCAACGGTTGGGAGGATTCCACAGCTGCAGCTAAGGATATCCAACGTCTCCATTCCACGCCCAGCCTCTCTAAACTCATTCGCGTGCGTTCGCCTGAAAGGTGCCCTGCTCCTTGCACTGAGACCACCCAGCCAACCACAACCCCAGCAGCAAAATCCAAGGATGAGGCTCCTGATGCTAAGAACGCCACTGGAGCTGGTGCCAAGACAAAGAAAGGCAAGAAGCAACAACGGCAGCAGGACCAACAGATCCAGGAGCAGACGTCAGCAAAGTCTGGCAAAACTGTACCTggaaatgaaacacagaaatCCCTGGAAACCAGGGTAGCTGATTCAGACAAAGGCCTCAAAGGAGGATCTAAACAGCCTCCGCAGGGACAGCATCCGACAGAACCTCAAAGGACGGGGAATAAGAAAACTGACGAGTCCAAGGCACCCAAACAGGCCAACGGAGCAACAGGCAATGCCTCTAATTCTGGGACTGCTACACAGAAAGGTAAAACTGACGCTGACACACGGGGGAACAGGCCTGAGCATGAGGTGGAGTCTAAGGCCATTTCCAGCACTCCAGCAAACTCACAGCAACAGCCTAAGGGGAAGAAtaagaagaacaaaaataaagcgGATAAATCTAGCAATACAATAG ATGACGTGTTCCTCCCCAAAGACTTGGACCCTACGGAAATGGATGAGATCGATCGTGAGGTTGAGTATTTCAAGAG GTTCTGCCTTGATTCTGCAAAACAAACCCGTCAGAAAGTGGCTGTTAACTGGTCTAATTTCAGCCTCAAAAAGATGCCCTCAAATGCCGCTCAGTAA